A single window of Aquipuribacter sp. SD81 DNA harbors:
- a CDS encoding formate/nitrite transporter family protein, whose protein sequence is MADPRTDEHDRHEEQEATAPPETREDDESTTEEKDQALDRVILEGRPRLHRSWPDLIGTGLVAGIEIGVGVLALLAVEEATGSRLLGALAFSVGFIALRLGHSELFTEGFHTPVMVVLADEATWGQLLRLWGGTLVANLAGGWVVAWLIATARPDLHELSGELGREFAQAPLDLETFCLAVLAGAAITLLTRMQNGTVDDVAKLVAAVGIALVIVGTGLHHSILDSLLVFVAHHAGQEGVGYGDWLPWFGFVVLGNLVGGLLLTTLLRVVRSQERLMQWRDSHHRSAEAGRS, encoded by the coding sequence ATGGCCGACCCGCGCACAGACGAGCACGACCGGCACGAGGAGCAGGAGGCCACCGCGCCCCCGGAGACCCGGGAGGACGACGAGAGCACGACCGAGGAGAAGGACCAGGCCCTCGACCGCGTCATCCTCGAGGGCCGGCCGCGCCTGCACCGCTCGTGGCCGGACCTCATCGGGACGGGGCTCGTCGCGGGCATCGAGATCGGCGTCGGGGTCCTCGCGCTGCTCGCGGTCGAGGAGGCGACCGGCAGCCGCCTGCTCGGCGCCCTCGCGTTCTCCGTCGGCTTCATCGCGCTGCGGCTGGGGCACAGCGAGCTGTTCACGGAGGGCTTCCACACCCCCGTCATGGTCGTGCTGGCCGACGAGGCGACGTGGGGCCAGCTGCTGCGGCTGTGGGGCGGGACCCTCGTGGCGAACCTCGCGGGCGGCTGGGTGGTCGCGTGGCTCATCGCGACGGCCCGACCCGACCTCCACGAGCTCTCCGGCGAGCTCGGCCGGGAGTTCGCGCAGGCCCCGCTCGACCTCGAGACCTTCTGCCTCGCGGTCCTCGCCGGGGCCGCGATCACGCTGCTGACCCGGATGCAGAACGGCACGGTGGACGACGTCGCGAAGCTCGTCGCCGCCGTCGGCATCGCACTCGTCATCGTCGGCACTGGACTGCACCACTCGATCCTCGACTCGCTGCTCGTCTTCGTCGCCCACCACGCCGGGCAGGAGGGCGTCGGCTACGGCGACTGGCTGCCGTGGTTCGGCTTCGTGGTGCTCGGCAACCTCGTCGGCGGGCTCCTTCTCACCACGCTGCTGCGCGTGGTCCGCAGCCAGGAGCGCCTCATGCAGTGGCGTGACTCCCACCACCGCAGCGCCGAGGCCGGCCGGTCGTAG